From the genome of Excalfactoria chinensis isolate bCotChi1 chromosome 14, bCotChi1.hap2, whole genome shotgun sequence, one region includes:
- the FOXL3 gene encoding forkhead box L3: protein MFDNTQYPYNCFNYDGDDYPTCSSDEEKKFTRPAYSYIALIAMAIQQSPSNKVTLSGIYDFIMKKFPYYRSNQRAWQNSIRHNLSLNSCFVKVPRTEGNEKGKGNYWSFATGCESMLDLFENGNYRRRRRRRNMKKEHKEQRSSRGKGSSSPDTSPTDTALNSASSSESLHERIGSEPRLLEPRGFAPNSTASRQSLSSSSLAKSDSEIKFSIDYILSAPDPLPVLRSQYNMQENKYHLLEAQQINLQLWTM, encoded by the exons ATGTTTGACAACACGCAGTACCCCTATAACTGCTTTAATTATGATGGCGATGATTATCCTACCTGTAGTTCCGACGAAGAGAAGAAATTCACCAGACCAGCATATAG ctACATTGCCTTAATTGCAATGGCCATCCAGCAAAGTCCTTCAAATAAAGTCACCCTCTCTGGCATTTATGACTTCATTATGAAGAAATTTCCTTACTACAGATCAAATCAAAGAGCCTGGCAGAACTCCATCCGGCATAACTTATCACTAAACAGTTGTTTTGTAAAG gttCCCAGAACAGAAGGGaatgagaaggggaaaggaaactATTGGAGCTTTGCAACGGGATGTGAATCCATGCTGGATCTCTTTGAAAATGGGAATTACCGGAGAAGACGGAGGAGGAGGAACATGAAAAAGGAACATaaagagcagagatcaagcagagGGAAAGGGTCTTCGTCCCCTGATACGTCTCCTACGGACACTGCTTTAAACAGTGCTTCCTCTTCTGAAAGCTTACATGAAAGAATTGGCTCAGAACCAAGACTACTGGAGCCCCGTGGGTTTGCTCcaaacagcacagccagcaggcagagcctgAGCAGCTCCTCCTTAGCAAAATcagattctgaaataaaattcagcatCGATTACATTCTTTCAGCCCCTGACCCTTTGCCTGTCCTGAGATCTCAATATaatatgcaagaaaataaatatcaccTCCTGGAGGCCCAGCAGATCAATCTCCAGCTCTGGACAATGTGA